AGACTGTGCAATACTTCCTATGTCACCTGTACATTCACCAGATAAAATTAATTCTGCTAAAGGTTTTAAACCTTTTTCCTCTGCAATAATTGCTCTAGTTCTTTTCTTAGGTTTATACGGTCTATATAAATCTTCTACTTCAGTTAAAGTAGTTGCTTTCTCTATTCTAATTTTAAGCTCATCTGTTAATTTTCCCTGTTCTTCTATGGATTTCGTAACAGTTTCTTTTCTTTCATCTAAATTTCTTAGATATTTAAGCCTTTCTGCTATTTCCCTTAGCTGTACGTCTGTTAATCCACCAGTTCTTTCTTTTCTATATCTAGAAATGAATGGCACAGTATTCCCTTCATCTAGCATAGATATTACATTTTCTATTTGAAACTTCTTTAAGTTAAATTCTCCACATAAAGTATCTAAAATATTTGACATATAAAATAACACTTAAAAAGTGTTGCCTCCCTTCAATATAAAAAAATTATTTCAGTTCTCTTTCTAAATAAGAATTAATGAATATATCAAGTTCACCATCTATAACAGCATTTACATTAGAAGTTTCCACTCCACTTCTATGATCTTTTACAAGATTATACGGATGAAATATATATGATCTAATTTGGCTCCCCCAACTGATACCTTTTAATTCTCCACTTAAATCTTCAATTTTCTCTTTATGTTCAAGTTCCTTTAAAGTAACAAGCTTTGCTTTTAACATCTTTAAAGCTGTTTCTTTATTAGTAAACTGACTTCTTTCATTTTGACATTGAACGATAATTCCTGTAGGTATATGAGTTATTCTAATTGCAGATTCCGTCTTATTAACATGCTGTCCACCAGCTCCACCTGATCTATAGGTATCTATCTTTAAATCTTGTGGATTAATTTCTATATCGTCCTGTTCATCACGCAATTCTGGTATAACCTCACAGGATGCAAAAGACGTCTGCCTTTTTCCATTTGCATTGTACGGAGAAATCCTAACCAGCCTATGAACACCTTTTTCTGCCTTTAAGTATCCATAAGCAAATTCTCCACTAACCTTTAAAGTAACAGTTTTTATTCCAGCTTCATCTGCCGATATATAATCTAAAACTTCTATTTTAAACCCTTTTTTATCACACCATCTAGAATACATTCTATATAACATTTCAGTCCAATCCTGAGCATCATTTCCGCCTACCCCAGTATGGAGAGTGAGTATAGCATTATTTCTATCATACTTACCTGAAAGTAATGTTTCAATTTTTAAGTTTCTAAGTGTATTTTTTATTTCTTTTAATTCACACTTTATTTCGCTATAGGTGGATTCATCATTTTCTTCAATACTAATCTGAAGCAGCACTTTTAAATCTTCTGCTCTATTTTTAAGCAAATTATAATTATCTATCTTATCTTTTAGGATTTTAGCTTCCTGAGTTATTTCCCCAGCCTTTTGAACATCATCCCAAAAACCATTTTGCTGCATGGTTGTTTCTAATTCAGATAATTTACTATATAAGTTATCTAAGTCAAAGAGAAACCCTCATTTCACTTACTCTATCAACAATTTCATTAATTTCATTACTTATTTCTTCTAATTTAACCAACAAAGTTAGCACCTCTTTCCTACTAATTACATAAACAAAATATATTATAACACAAATTTTACTTACTTACTTTGATTTATATAAAGTTAAATAGAAAAAACTTACAGAAGTTTTAGCTAAAAAATAACTAGATATTTTTTATGTAATTAAATAGGAGGGAAAAAATATTTTCCCTCCTGTGTTAGTATAAAACCAAATTAATAACTATAAAAGTTAAAAATCTGAATTTTATTTACTTATTATTTTTTTGTATATCCAGATGTACTTTTATTGTATAAAGCTTTATCTATTGGGGTATTTACTTCTAATTTACTAACTTCTAATTTATCTTTTATTTTTCCATTATCATCAAATGATAAAAATTGAAGTACTATTCCCGTTTCTTTATCCATAAGTAAAGAGAATTTCCCTTTCATATTACCACCTAGATGTGGATCAATTACTCCCTCTAACTTATATACATTTCTACCTAAAAAAGTTGTCTCTGTATAATTCCAATCTTCATAAATATATAGGTATTTTGAAAATGCCTCCGCACAAATAATATCGCTGCTTACACCTAAATATCCAATGTCTGTTCTATTAGACGTTGGATTTAAATATAGTTCAAAGGGTCTTACAATTGTAGGTTTTTCTTTCTCTTGTTTTTCCTCAAACTCTCTATAACTTTTATCCTCATCCTCAAAAACTTTTCTCTTATCATCATGATAAATTAAAGTTACAGGTTTTTTTCCACTCTCTTTTATCACTGATACTGAGGATTTATTTTCTGTATCAACTGCAAAGGTATATTTTCCATTCAAGTTCAGCATAGTACTTTCCTCATTAAATTCCCCTTTACAGGTTTTAAAATTATCTACAGCATTAATCATTTTAAAATGTATTTTTTCCTTGTCAGGATAATTAAAATTATTTTTTATCTTTTTACCTATTGGATTTACTTTTAGCAGTTCTTCTCTATCAGATAATTTTATTTCCATATTGGTATTGTTTTTTTCTGTCTCTTTCCCTTGTGCCGCTATAACTTCCCTTTTTTTATTAGAAATGCTAATATTAACTCCACTTACTTTAAGTTCATACCCCATAAATGATGCAGCTGATATTGTTAATACTATTGCTAATATATATCCCTTAGATTTTTTATTCATACTTTCCCTCCTAAATTTTTATTGTATTTATATATCTAATGCACTCATAAAGTTTTTTCTTTATCTCATTCGTATATTCAATAATAATTCTCACACATTCAATATAATAATTGACTTTAAAATAATCTTTTTATCTTAACTCTTATCATAAATTCCTCCTATCTAACTTAATTTTGTCAGCCTTAAGCTTACAAAATTAAATTTATCACATTTAATACCATTTTTAAGCATCTTTATAATTTCTTAATAATATCATTCACTTATTGTAATATTTTACACACAAAAAACACCTTACTATAAAATTTTTATACATTTTATAGTAAGGTGTTAACATTAAATTCTTATTTGGTTGCTTTATATCCTTAGAAAATCCTTAGACCAAGCCATATATTATCAAAGTTTCTATTCAAATCTTCCGCAGCAGTTTTTATACTTTTTACCTGAATTACATGGACATAAATCATTTCTTCCAACTCTTTCACCTTTTCTAATTGGTTCCTTTTTTAAATCCTCATCACCATGTTTTGTGTTGGTAACTACTGCTACTCTTTCTCTCTCTATGTTTTGATGAACTTGAACGTGGAATAAATATTTAATAGTTTCAATTTTTATATTCCATATCATTTCATTAAACATATCAGTTCCTTCAAATTGATATGCTTGAACTGGATCCTGTTGTTTATATGCTCTAAGACCTATTCCTTGTCTTAAATGATCCATATTATCTATATGATCCATCCACTTAGAATCAACAACTTTAAGAAGTATAATTCTTTCAATTTCCCTTATTTCTTCTGATTCCTCAAATTCTGATTCCTTTTCTTCATATAATTTTAATGCACTTTCTGTTAACTCTTTTTTAATATCTTCTATTCCCTTTTTAGATAACTCTTTAGTATCTATAGAATTTTTAGGAACAAATATATCTTCTAAATATAAAACAAGTTTTTCAACTTCATTTTCGTAATCGTCTTCTACATTTCTAATATGAGAATCCACTGTTGCGTTTACTATGTCTTCGATCATATTTACTATTTGTTCTCTTAAATCTTTTCCTTCTAAAACTTGTGCTCTTTGATCATATATTATAGTTCTTTGCTGATTCATAACATCATCATATTGTAGTACATTTTTTCTTATGTCAAAGTTATTTCCCTCAACCTTCTTTTGAGCACTTTCTATAGCATTAGAAACTAATTTACTTTCTATAGCTTCGTCTTCAAGACCTAGTTTATCTACTACCCCTTGAAGCCTCTCAGAACCGAATATTCTCATTAAGTCATCATCTAAAGAAACATAAAATCTTGATTCTCCTGAGTCACCTTGACGACCTGAACGACCTCTTAATTGGTTATCTATACGTCTTGACTCGTGCCTTTCAGTTCCTATTACTTTTAGTCCACCTACTTCTAAAGCATCATCTTCTAATTTTATATCTGTACCACGTCCTGCCATGTTAGTTGCAATTGTAACCATTCCTTTTGCACCAGCATGAGATACAATATCTGCTTCTTTCTCGTGGAACTTAGCATTTAAAACCTGATGCTTAACACCTCTTTTTTTAAGCAAATCAGATATTACTTCTGATTTTTCGATGCTAACTGTACCTACAAGTACAGGCTGACCTTTTTTATTAGTTTCTACTATTTCTTCTACGATAGCATTATATTTAGCTTTTTGTGTTTTAAATACTAAATCTGGTTTATCGGCTCTAGCTATTGGTTTATTTGTAGGAATCTCTATTACGTCAAGACCATAAATTTCTCTAAACTCATTCTCTTCAGTTTTAGCAGTACCCGTCATACCAGCTAGTTTTTTATACATTCTGAAATAGTTTTGGAATGTAATAGTTGCTAAAGTTTTAGATTCCTTTTCAACTTTAACTCCTTCTTTAGCCTCTATAGCTTGGTGAAGTCCATCACTATATCTTCTTCCTTCCATAAGTCTTCCAGTAAATTCATCAACTATTATAATTTCGCCATCTTTAACCATATAATCTTTATCTTTTCTCATATGATAATTAGCCTTTAAAGCTTGAATTACATGGTGTTGAATCATCATATTCTCTGCATCTGCATAATTATCTAACTTAAAGAATTTTTCTGCTTTTTCTATACCCGTATCAGTTAATATAACAGAGTTAGCCTTTTCATCAAGTTCATAATCCCCTTCAGAAATACTCTTTACAAAGAAATCTGCGATCTTATAAAATTCAGTAGACTTATCCCCTTCTCCTGATATTATAAGCGGTGTTCTAGCCTCATCAATTAATACAGAGTCAACCTCATCCACAATACAATAGTTTAATTTTCTTTGTACTCTTTCCTCTTTGTATATAACCATGTTATCTCTTAAATAATCAAAGCCGAATTCATTATTTGTACCATAAGTTATATCTGATTCGTAAACCGTTCTTTTCTCTTCTGCACTTAAGTTATGAAGGTTTACTCCTACGGAAAGTCCTAAAAACCTATATATTTGTCCCATCCACTCACTATCTCTCTTAGCAAGATAGTCATTTACTGTGATTACGTGAACTCCATCACCTGTTAAGGCATTCAAATAAGTAGGTAAAGTTGCTACTAAAGTTTTTCCTTCTCCAGTCTTCATCTCTGAAATTCTTCCTTGATGAAGAACTATTCCACCTATTAATTGTACATCAAAATGTTTCATTCCTAGAACACGCCATGAAGCTTCTCTAACTACTGCAAAAGCTTCTGGAAGGATTTCATCTAGGGTTTCTCCTTTGCCTAATCTTTCTTTAAATTCTAAAGTTTTATTTTTAAGTTCTTCATCTGTAAGTTTAGACATAGATTCATCATAAGATTTTATTTTATTTACTATTGGTGTGATCTTTTTTATTTGTCTTTCACTATATGTACCAAATACTTTTTCATAAAGCTTCATACTTTGTCATCCTCACTCTATTTTTATTAACTTAAGTGCCTATAATTAAAAATTATATCATTTAAAATTTCACTATTCAACTTAATATATCTATATTTAATCATTTTATAACATTACTTAAAATTTCTACATAAATGTAATAAGAACTTTATATTATTATATCTATTAAATTATATATAATTAAAGCAGTGATTACTATCACTGCTTTAAACTTATATTCAAATTTTCATTAAAATTCAGGTTCGATTAAACCATAATTACCATCTTTCCTCTTATATATAACATTTACTTCTGATGTATCTCCATCCATATACATAAAGAAGTTATGACCTAAAAGCTCCATCTGTAACATAGCTTCTTCTGAAGACATAGGCTTCATTGCAAACTTCTTTGTCTTAACTATCTTAGGTTCTTCTTTAGGATGCTTTTCTTCCTTTATGAAAGAAAAAGCTAAACTTTCGCCTTGTAACTTTCTTTGCAACTTAGTTTTCTGTTTTCTTATTTGTCTTTCTATTTTATCTAGTACTAAGTCTACTGACTTATACATATCTTCACTTTCTTCTTCTGCTCTTAAAATTCCACCTTTAAAAGGAATCGTTAATTCAAAATTGTGAAGTTCTTTTTGAACACTTAACACTGAATGAGCTTCCACTTCTTGTTTAAAATACTTATCTAGCTTCAACAACTTATTAGAAATCACTTCTTTAAGTGCTTCTGTAATCTCAATATTTTTGCCAGTGAATTTAACTTTCATAAACTCAGCCCCTCTCACATATTAAGAGTTTTGTTAAATGCTTAGTTGAATTTAGTTGTTCAACTGTTGCCTTGTATATATTTTATAATGAGCATATAAAAATAACAATGATTTAAAAAGAAATTCACATAATATTAAATAAATTTACACACTACCTTCTTAAAATTGCGTACTTTCTTTAACTTTATTATCTTATATGAATGGATGAATTATATAAACATATATGATATAATTATATACTGTGGGGTATTTTAGATTAACCTATATTTCTAGCTACAGTAAGCAGTATTACTTCTTTAGCTCCACTCTGTTTTAACACCTCATTACAGTTATATATTGTAGCCCCTGTAGTTATAACATCATCTATAAGTAAAATCCTTTTATCTTCAATGTTATATTTTTTATTAAAGAAAAACATGTCTCTTACATTTTCCCATCGTTCTTTTTCACTTAACCCTATTTGATCTTTAGTTCCATCTTTTTTTAAAAGTAACTTCTTTTTTTCTATTTTTAACTTCCTAGATGTATAATGTGCTAAAACTTCACTTTGATTATATCCACGTCTTTTCTTTCTACTCTTGCTGCTTGGCACAAAAGTTATAATATCTATATTTATATTGTTTTTAACTATAAAGTTATAAATTAATCCACTTAAAAATTCAGCGGATTTAAAATCATTTTTATATTTCATTTTTAAAATTAATGTTTTTATAGTATTAGAGTAATAAGCACAACTATAACACTTAAAGTTATAATCATGCTTATTAATCTCAAAATAGCTATGACATAATATTAAATTTTTTAAACAAGTATCACAAAGAAGTTCCTCATTATATAATGTTTTATCACAGCATAAGCATAAGTCACTTCTATAGTAAACTAAATCTAAGATACAATTTAAAATATATTTAAGCATATTTATATTATCCTCTATTATAAATATATTATAAAAGCCTATATTCTAAATATATCCAATTTTTATTTTTCTATTCTCTTAACCTTAAAAATCTTCCATTATACTACATATCCTCCACCTAAGTGATGAATATCTCTCAAAACTTCTATCATTTTTCACCATAAAGCTTAATGCTTTCTCTTGACCAACTAAAACTGCCATCTTTTTTGCCCTTGTAATTCCAGTATACAATAAGTTTTTATTCATAAGCATAGGT
The nucleotide sequence above comes from Hathewaya histolytica. Encoded proteins:
- the secA gene encoding preprotein translocase subunit SecA, producing MKLYEKVFGTYSERQIKKITPIVNKIKSYDESMSKLTDEELKNKTLEFKERLGKGETLDEILPEAFAVVREASWRVLGMKHFDVQLIGGIVLHQGRISEMKTGEGKTLVATLPTYLNALTGDGVHVITVNDYLAKRDSEWMGQIYRFLGLSVGVNLHNLSAEEKRTVYESDITYGTNNEFGFDYLRDNMVIYKEERVQRKLNYCIVDEVDSVLIDEARTPLIISGEGDKSTEFYKIADFFVKSISEGDYELDEKANSVILTDTGIEKAEKFFKLDNYADAENMMIQHHVIQALKANYHMRKDKDYMVKDGEIIIVDEFTGRLMEGRRYSDGLHQAIEAKEGVKVEKESKTLATITFQNYFRMYKKLAGMTGTAKTEENEFREIYGLDVIEIPTNKPIARADKPDLVFKTQKAKYNAIVEEIVETNKKGQPVLVGTVSIEKSEVISDLLKKRGVKHQVLNAKFHEKEADIVSHAGAKGMVTIATNMAGRGTDIKLEDDALEVGGLKVIGTERHESRRIDNQLRGRSGRQGDSGESRFYVSLDDDLMRIFGSERLQGVVDKLGLEDEAIESKLVSNAIESAQKKVEGNNFDIRKNVLQYDDVMNQQRTIIYDQRAQVLEGKDLREQIVNMIEDIVNATVDSHIRNVEDDYENEVEKLVLYLEDIFVPKNSIDTKELSKKGIEDIKKELTESALKLYEEKESEFEESEEIREIERIILLKVVDSKWMDHIDNMDHLRQGIGLRAYKQQDPVQAYQFEGTDMFNEMIWNIKIETIKYLFHVQVHQNIERERVAVVTNTKHGDEDLKKEPIRKGERVGRNDLCPCNSGKKYKNCCGRFE
- the hpf gene encoding ribosome hibernation-promoting factor, HPF/YfiA family → MKVKFTGKNIEITEALKEVISNKLLKLDKYFKQEVEAHSVLSVQKELHNFELTIPFKGGILRAEEESEDMYKSVDLVLDKIERQIRKQKTKLQRKLQGESLAFSFIKEEKHPKEEPKIVKTKKFAMKPMSSEEAMLQMELLGHNFFMYMDGDTSEVNVIYKRKDGNYGLIEPEF
- the prfB gene encoding peptide chain release factor 2 (programmed frameshift), translating into MLVKLEEISNEINEIVDRVSEMRVSLDLDNLYSKLSELETTMQQNGFWDDVQKAGEITQEAKILKDKIDNYNLLKNRAEDLKVLLQISIEENDESTYSEIKCELKEIKNTLRNLKIETLLSGKYDRNNAILTLHTGVGGNDAQDWTEMLYRMYSRWCDKKGFKIEVLDYISADEAGIKTVTLKVSGEFAYGYLKAEKGVHRLVRISPYNANGKRQTSFASCEVIPELRDEQDDIEINPQDLKIDTYRSGGAGGQHVNKTESAIRITHIPTGIIVQCQNERSQFTNKETALKMLKAKLVTLKELEHKEKIEDLSGELKGISWGSQIRSYIFHPYNLVKDHRSGVETSNVNAVIDGELDIFINSYLERELK
- a CDS encoding ComF family protein produces the protein MLKYILNCILDLVYYRSDLCLCCDKTLYNEELLCDTCLKNLILCHSYFEINKHDYNFKCYSCAYYSNTIKTLILKMKYKNDFKSAEFLSGLIYNFIVKNNINIDIITFVPSSKSRKKRRGYNQSEVLAHYTSRKLKIEKKKLLLKKDGTKDQIGLSEKERWENVRDMFFFNKKYNIEDKRILLIDDVITTGATIYNCNEVLKQSGAKEVILLTVARNIG